In a single window of the Tellurirhabdus bombi genome:
- a CDS encoding glycerophosphodiester phosphodiesterase — protein MKRTGLLTAILLMASLFPVMAQTQGPKTKVIAHRGAWKNTGAPQNSIASLQEAIKLGCFGSEFDVHLSADSVLVLSHDHVIQGVDIEKATAAQLAAVKLSNGESLPTLEAFLKEGLKQSKTRLVLEIKASKVSKERSLALTTKAVQMVKALKGQALVDYISFDYDVCKRVKALDPSAKVAYLNGEKSPEQLAEDGLYGLDYHQSVLKKNENWIKEAQQKNLTVNTWTINQREMMDWMLERNVDFITTDEPEQLLNILKSGR, from the coding sequence ATGAAACGTACTGGCTTACTTACAGCCATTTTACTCATGGCTTCCCTTTTTCCGGTAATGGCCCAAACGCAGGGACCGAAAACTAAAGTTATTGCGCACCGGGGAGCCTGGAAAAACACGGGCGCGCCTCAAAATTCCATTGCCTCGCTTCAGGAAGCCATCAAATTAGGCTGCTTCGGTAGTGAGTTTGACGTTCATCTTTCGGCGGATTCGGTGCTGGTGCTCAGCCACGACCACGTAATTCAGGGCGTTGACATTGAAAAGGCAACGGCGGCGCAACTGGCAGCGGTGAAACTCAGCAATGGCGAGTCGCTGCCGACGCTGGAAGCTTTTCTGAAAGAAGGATTGAAACAGTCAAAAACGCGGTTGGTTCTGGAAATCAAGGCGTCAAAAGTCAGCAAGGAGCGTTCGCTGGCCCTAACCACCAAAGCGGTGCAGATGGTTAAAGCCCTGAAAGGCCAGGCGCTCGTCGATTACATCAGCTTCGATTATGACGTTTGCAAAAGAGTGAAAGCGCTGGATCCGTCGGCAAAAGTGGCTTACTTAAACGGCGAAAAATCGCCCGAACAACTTGCGGAGGATGGCCTCTATGGACTGGATTATCACCAGAGTGTGCTGAAAAAGAATGAGAACTGGATTAAAGAAGCGCAGCAGAAAAACCTGACGGTCAATACCTGGACCATAAATCAGCGGGAAATGATGGATTGGATGCTGGAACGCAACGTGGACTTCATCACCACCGACGAGCCCGAACAACTGCTGAATATTCTGAAATCAGGGCGTTAA
- a CDS encoding LexA family protein: MRNQIDPADCIPPDWIVKATAKTPLAIPFFASYVQAGFPSPADNYIEKTCDLNELCITNQPATYFVRVGSDSLSGDRIERGDILVVDCSKEPVGGKIVVVWLNGQLAVKRIQYAAEMVVLLPSNPQYSPIYVHPGDEFKVLGVVTYVIQKKI, from the coding sequence ATGAGGAATCAGATTGATCCTGCTGATTGCATTCCGCCCGATTGGATTGTCAAGGCGACGGCAAAAACGCCGCTGGCGATTCCCTTTTTTGCCAGCTATGTGCAGGCCGGTTTTCCTTCCCCCGCCGACAATTACATCGAGAAAACCTGCGACCTCAATGAGCTATGCATTACCAACCAGCCAGCGACTTACTTTGTGCGGGTGGGGTCGGATAGCTTGAGTGGCGACCGAATCGAGCGCGGTGATATTTTAGTGGTTGACTGTTCGAAAGAGCCGGTTGGCGGCAAAATTGTGGTGGTCTGGCTCAACGGACAACTGGCCGTCAAGCGCATTCAATACGCGGCGGAAATGGTGGTTTTGTTGCCCTCCAATCCGCAGTATTCGCCCATTTACGTGCATCCCGGCGATGAATTTAAAGTACTCGGGGTAGTAACTTACGTCATTCAAAAAAAGATCTGA
- a CDS encoding efflux RND transporter periplasmic adaptor subunit, whose translation MKLFRGILGFVPVVAGMVSCTSAVSETKEASKKVTVPAVEVAAVQQLQPRRQAVLPGELKPWNRVSIHAKIKGFVRGVQVDRGTWVRKGQVLAQLDAPEILSELSQAKAQVLAQEAALVEQTSRYRASRLTYQRLLQTSKTEGAVSANEIDQSQARMQADSAMVSVAQGNVQAGRSNLQAKSELAHYLTITAPFDGMIIERNISPGALVGAGDAGKPLFVLEDSRTLRLTVAIPETFTNQLVEKSGVSFAVSAIPEKQFSARLARDARSLVEENRAMIAEFDVNNASHELKAGMYAEVRLPLERPVRTLFVPTSSVVSSSEKVFVIRVKDNKAIWVPVEKGVVVDSLVEVFGSLQVGESIVRVASEELRDGQAIKVQ comes from the coding sequence ATGAAACTGTTCCGTGGAATCCTCGGGTTTGTTCCGGTTGTTGCCGGAATGGTATCGTGTACATCAGCCGTCAGTGAGACGAAAGAAGCCAGTAAAAAAGTGACGGTTCCGGCGGTTGAGGTGGCCGCTGTCCAGCAGCTACAACCCCGCCGGCAAGCGGTTTTGCCGGGGGAATTGAAGCCGTGGAACCGCGTCAGCATCCACGCCAAAATCAAAGGTTTTGTGCGGGGCGTTCAGGTAGATCGGGGTACTTGGGTGCGCAAAGGGCAGGTGCTGGCCCAACTGGATGCGCCCGAAATTCTGTCTGAGTTGAGTCAGGCGAAGGCGCAGGTACTGGCGCAGGAAGCCGCCCTGGTCGAGCAAACGTCGCGCTACCGGGCCAGCCGGTTGACGTACCAGCGTCTGCTGCAAACCAGCAAAACCGAAGGGGCCGTATCGGCTAACGAGATTGATCAGTCCCAGGCCCGGATGCAGGCTGACAGTGCGATGGTTTCGGTGGCGCAGGGAAATGTGCAGGCGGGCCGGTCGAACTTGCAGGCCAAATCGGAGTTGGCGCACTACCTGACCATCACCGCCCCGTTCGACGGAATGATCATCGAGCGGAACATTAGCCCCGGTGCGCTGGTGGGTGCGGGCGATGCCGGAAAGCCGTTGTTTGTGTTGGAAGATAGCCGCACGCTGCGTTTGACGGTTGCCATTCCCGAAACGTTTACGAACCAACTAGTTGAAAAAAGCGGCGTTTCGTTTGCCGTGAGCGCCATTCCAGAAAAACAATTTTCGGCTCGACTAGCTCGAGATGCCCGGAGTCTGGTGGAGGAAAACCGGGCCATGATCGCTGAATTTGATGTCAATAACGCCAGTCACGAACTGAAAGCGGGGATGTACGCCGAGGTACGATTACCGCTCGAGCGACCCGTTCGGACCCTATTTGTGCCGACTAGTTCGGTGGTGAGTTCGAGCGAGAAAGTGTTTGTGATTCGGGTGAAAGACAACAAAGCGATCTGGGTGCCCGTGGAAAAAGGCGTGGTGGTTGATAGTCTAGTCGAAGTGTTTGGCAGCCTCCAGGTGGGTGAGTCCATCGTGCGGGTTGCCTCCGAAGAGCTGCGCGACGGGCAAGCGATTAAGGTGCAGTAA
- a CDS encoding DUF3223 domain-containing protein, translating into MARPLKIGKNEFKFKKDALAFYKAILNSYNFGESLNDSDFDAVVALLDYEYLNSVAEYEEAEHETDELETTKEDSSEEGKDDFYINDIQVARVQFNTKCFEVFYSDETSYYISYLMALNKKRYDSERLFYAACRNSIHTDIHAVKQAYFDAYSVKGQVKCQETSILSKWTELVVDHRQPNTFSIIVDRFKEVNNFDLEALEYDSNQHNHIIFKDEALGQSFKDYHKAKAHLRIVRKECNSSRTGLARVKKATKDLTVK; encoded by the coding sequence ATGGCAAGACCACTTAAAATTGGGAAAAATGAATTCAAGTTCAAGAAAGATGCACTTGCTTTCTACAAGGCGATTTTGAATTCCTACAATTTTGGCGAATCGTTAAACGACTCTGATTTTGACGCAGTCGTGGCTCTTCTCGATTACGAGTATTTGAATTCTGTAGCAGAATATGAGGAGGCAGAGCACGAGACTGACGAGCTAGAAACAACAAAAGAAGACAGTAGCGAAGAGGGAAAAGACGATTTTTACATAAATGATATTCAAGTAGCGAGAGTTCAGTTTAATACCAAATGTTTTGAGGTCTTCTACTCTGATGAGACAAGTTATTACATTTCGTACTTAATGGCGCTTAACAAAAAAAGGTACGATTCTGAAAGACTGTTTTATGCTGCTTGCCGCAATTCAATTCATACTGATATTCACGCTGTGAAGCAAGCTTATTTCGATGCCTATTCTGTCAAGGGTCAGGTGAAGTGTCAAGAAACGAGCATTCTCTCAAAATGGACTGAATTGGTTGTTGATCACCGGCAACCCAACACCTTTTCGATCATCGTTGACCGTTTTAAAGAAGTGAATAATTTTGATTTAGAAGCACTGGAATACGATTCAAACCAACATAATCACATTATCTTCAAGGACGAAGCTTTGGGACAAAGCTTCAAGGATTACCACAAAGCCAAAGCGCACTTACGGATAGTTAGAAAAGAATGTAACTCAAGTCGAACTGGATTAGCTCGAGTAAAAAAGGCAACCAAAGATTTAACGGTAAAATGA
- a CDS encoding efflux RND transporter permease subunit produces the protein MYNIIRSALRKPISVIVAVVGLLFFSILSLRTIPVDIFPNLDLPTIYVVQPYGGMAPDQMDGFIATRYQDHFLYVSGIRDVEVKTIQGLSLIKLQFYPGTDMAQAAAEVANNVSRAKAYMPEGTVPPQVVRFDASSVPVGQLVFESESRSLNEIQDYASSRVRPMFSRIEGVSSPPPFGGNQRTVVIKVDPQLVRSYRLTPEEVIKAIVSNNQPSPAGNIRIGDRALMTPVNSLVGQPEDFLNIPIRVGSGPTVFVRDIGTVEDGADITVSYALVNGRRAVYIPVVKKSDASTLDVVNNIRKAMPELQNAVPEDVKISYEFDQSVYVTNALKSLVTEGVLGAVLTGLMVLLFLRDWRSVIIVVLTIPISILSAIMLMNLFGQTINIMSLSGLALAVGILVDQATVTIENIHQHLEMGKPKADAIWDACKEIIFPEFLILLAILAVFAPAFVMQGVPRSMFLPLSLAVGFAMIASFILSQTLVPVLSNWLLKSHPHHEPATLALDDRERATLIEEQTHPAAEAKGFEKFKQRYSAMLEKIMGRRSWVVGAYLLGSVAVIALCFSLIGTDILPHANSHQFQMRLRVPDGTRVERTETATLKVLDIIKSEVGEESVEISSAYVGTVPSSYGTSNIFVFNSGPHEAVLQVSLREDHPVKMDALKEKMREQIAAKLPNARVSFEPIELVDKIMSQGSATPIEVTVAAKDLKEAGRFARQIESRMRQIPTLRDVQIAQPLAYPVLKVTLDRERAGQLGITSTQVARSMVAATSSSRFTDKNLWLDDSKGLAYQVQVQIPEYKMANPDDIANIPLRSGAMHPVLSDVAKFSEETTPGQYDRAGPNRLVTITANLNKTDLGAAQKAVQTAIREAGDPPRGVIVEMRGQTKLLADTLNSLQTGLLVAIVIIFLLLSANYQSFKLSLVILSAVPAVVAGSLLMLLACGATLNLQSYMGLIMSVGVSVANAILMVTNAENLRLSVSDARKAVLMAANSRIRPILMTSIAMIAGMLPMASGMGEGGDQIAPLGQAVIGGLIASTGAALLILPCVFTQLQKKASVQSVSLDPQDPESKFFNKSQLSPSL, from the coding sequence ATGTATAATATCATTCGTTCGGCGCTCCGAAAGCCCATTTCGGTCATTGTAGCCGTGGTCGGGTTGCTCTTTTTCTCGATTTTATCCCTGCGAACGATTCCGGTGGATATTTTCCCGAATCTGGATTTGCCGACCATTTATGTGGTGCAGCCCTATGGAGGGATGGCCCCCGATCAGATGGATGGATTTATCGCCACGCGCTACCAGGATCACTTTCTGTATGTGTCCGGGATTCGGGATGTGGAGGTAAAAACCATTCAGGGACTGTCGCTCATTAAGCTGCAATTTTATCCGGGAACGGACATGGCGCAGGCGGCTGCCGAGGTGGCCAACAACGTTTCGCGGGCCAAAGCCTACATGCCCGAAGGAACTGTGCCGCCGCAGGTCGTGCGTTTTGACGCCAGCTCGGTTCCGGTGGGTCAACTGGTGTTCGAAAGTGAATCGCGGTCGTTGAATGAAATTCAGGATTATGCGTCTTCGCGGGTGCGGCCCATGTTCTCTCGCATTGAGGGTGTTTCCAGTCCGCCGCCATTCGGGGGGAACCAGCGCACAGTGGTCATTAAAGTCGATCCGCAGCTGGTACGCAGCTACCGCCTGACGCCCGAAGAAGTAATCAAAGCGATTGTTAGCAATAACCAGCCATCACCCGCCGGAAACATTCGAATTGGGGACCGGGCGTTGATGACGCCGGTGAACTCGCTGGTGGGTCAGCCCGAAGACTTTCTGAATATTCCGATTCGGGTAGGAAGCGGACCAACCGTGTTTGTGCGCGACATTGGCACGGTGGAAGACGGCGCCGATATTACGGTAAGTTACGCGCTGGTCAACGGGCGGCGGGCGGTTTATATCCCGGTTGTTAAAAAATCCGATGCTTCCACGCTGGATGTGGTCAACAACATCCGTAAAGCCATGCCGGAACTGCAAAACGCGGTGCCCGAAGACGTCAAGATTTCCTACGAATTTGACCAGTCGGTTTATGTGACTAACGCCTTGAAAAGTCTGGTGACGGAAGGTGTTCTGGGCGCTGTTTTGACGGGGCTGATGGTGCTGCTGTTCCTGCGCGACTGGCGTAGCGTAATCATTGTGGTACTGACCATTCCGATTTCGATCCTGAGCGCCATTATGCTCATGAATCTGTTCGGGCAAACCATCAACATCATGAGTTTGTCGGGGTTGGCGCTGGCCGTGGGGATTCTGGTCGATCAGGCCACGGTGACGATTGAAAATATTCACCAGCATCTGGAAATGGGCAAACCCAAAGCCGATGCAATCTGGGATGCCTGTAAGGAAATTATCTTCCCGGAATTTCTGATTTTGCTGGCGATTCTGGCCGTATTTGCGCCCGCTTTCGTCATGCAGGGCGTGCCGCGATCCATGTTTTTACCGCTTTCGCTGGCCGTTGGTTTCGCCATGATTGCGTCCTTCATTCTGTCACAAACGCTAGTTCCGGTTTTGTCGAACTGGTTATTGAAAAGCCATCCGCATCACGAACCAGCCACGCTGGCTCTGGACGACCGGGAGCGGGCCACGCTTATCGAAGAACAGACGCATCCGGCTGCGGAGGCCAAAGGCTTTGAGAAATTCAAGCAACGGTACTCGGCCATGTTGGAGAAAATTATGGGCCGTCGGTCGTGGGTAGTTGGGGCTTATCTGCTGGGAAGCGTAGCAGTTATTGCCTTGTGTTTCAGTCTAATTGGTACGGATATTTTGCCCCATGCCAACAGCCACCAGTTTCAGATGCGGCTGCGGGTGCCCGACGGAACGCGTGTAGAACGTACCGAAACCGCCACGCTGAAAGTGCTGGATATTATCAAATCGGAGGTAGGGGAGGAAAGTGTTGAAATTTCGTCGGCCTACGTTGGAACGGTGCCATCCAGCTACGGAACGTCGAACATTTTTGTCTTCAACAGCGGTCCCCACGAGGCGGTTTTGCAGGTTTCGCTGCGCGAAGATCATCCCGTAAAAATGGACGCATTGAAAGAAAAGATGCGGGAACAAATTGCCGCTAAACTGCCCAATGCGCGGGTTTCGTTTGAACCGATTGAACTGGTTGATAAAATCATGAGCCAGGGTTCCGCCACGCCGATTGAGGTAACAGTGGCTGCGAAAGATCTCAAGGAAGCGGGGCGGTTTGCCCGGCAGATCGAAAGCCGGATGCGGCAGATTCCGACGCTTCGGGATGTGCAGATTGCCCAGCCGTTGGCGTATCCGGTGCTGAAAGTGACGCTGGACCGCGAGCGGGCCGGTCAGTTGGGTATTACGTCTACGCAGGTAGCGCGGTCGATGGTGGCGGCCACTTCATCGAGCCGCTTTACCGACAAAAACCTTTGGCTGGATGACAGCAAAGGGCTGGCGTATCAGGTGCAGGTGCAGATACCGGAATATAAAATGGCCAATCCGGATGACATTGCCAATATTCCGCTACGTTCGGGAGCCATGCATCCCGTCCTGTCCGATGTGGCCAAATTCTCGGAAGAAACGACGCCGGGGCAGTACGACCGCGCCGGACCAAACCGCCTCGTCACCATCACGGCTAACCTGAACAAAACCGATCTGGGAGCCGCCCAGAAGGCCGTACAGACGGCCATTCGCGAGGCGGGCGATCCACCGCGCGGCGTCATTGTCGAAATGCGCGGACAAACCAAATTGCTGGCTGATACGCTCAATTCGTTGCAGACGGGTTTGCTAGTAGCCATTGTGATTATTTTCTTGTTGCTGAGCGCTAACTATCAGTCGTTTAAGCTGTCGTTGGTTATTCTGTCGGCCGTTCCGGCGGTGGTGGCGGGCTCGCTGCTGATGCTGCTGGCCTGCGGAGCAACGCTCAATCTACAATCGTACATGGGGCTGATTATGTCCGTGGGGGTATCGGTCGCCAACGCCATTCTGATGGTCACAAACGCGGAGAATCTGCGGCTTTCGGTTAGTGATGCCCGCAAGGCGGTGCTGATGGCGGCTAATAGCCGGATTCGCCCTATTCTGATGACCAGTATTGCTATGATTGCCGGGATGCTGCCGATGGCGTCGGGCATGGGCGAGGGTGGCGACCAGATTGCGCCGCTGGGACAGGCCGTAATTGGCGGATTGATCGCTTCGACCGGTGCCGCCCTGCTGATTCTGCCGTGTGTGTTTACGCAACTTCAGAAAAAAGCCTCTGTTCAATCGGTCTCGCTTGATCCGCAAGATCCTGAAAGTAAATTCTTTAACAAATCTCAATTATCACCATCCTTATGA
- a CDS encoding Y-family DNA polymerase: MIAIADANNFYVSCERAFNPTLEKKPVVIMSNNDLCVIARSNEAKALGIKMGQPYFQAEEFIKAHDIQVFSSNYVLYGDMSARVMSTLAHFVEDVEVSSIDEAFLDLTSCPGNPDDIGRQLKATVSQWTRIPLSIGIAPTKTLAKVANWYAKKAPESGGVLTFQDPDQINSALKNFEVDNLWGIGRRYATLLKKNHIHTAWDLSQVHDLWIEKHMTVNGLRLVHELRGLPCHPLEVEPTAKRVICVAPSFGQLIHDLPTIQMGLMNHLAQASRKLRAQNSAASSLTVFLHTNRYRTNAKYYSNSRFVQLPHPSGSLSELAKYASAALEAIFRFGYAYQKVGIYLTGLVPLHYQQPSIFTEGPDPRHAKLSQAMDQLNHRFGRDKVRLAAQGYEERWQMKQRWLSRCYTTRWSDILEAM; this comes from the coding sequence ATGATCGCCATCGCCGACGCCAACAACTTTTACGTAAGCTGCGAACGCGCTTTTAATCCTACGCTGGAAAAAAAACCGGTTGTTATCATGAGCAATAACGATCTGTGCGTGATTGCCCGCAGCAACGAAGCCAAAGCACTGGGTATCAAAATGGGGCAACCCTATTTCCAGGCCGAAGAGTTTATCAAGGCGCACGACATTCAGGTTTTCAGCTCAAACTATGTTTTGTACGGCGATATGTCGGCCCGGGTAATGAGTACGCTGGCGCATTTTGTCGAAGACGTTGAGGTCAGCAGCATCGACGAGGCTTTTCTGGACCTTACCTCCTGCCCGGGTAATCCAGACGATATCGGTCGCCAGCTAAAAGCTACCGTTTCCCAATGGACCCGCATCCCCCTGTCTATTGGCATTGCGCCCACGAAAACCCTGGCTAAGGTAGCCAACTGGTACGCCAAGAAAGCCCCCGAAAGCGGCGGTGTTTTGACCTTTCAAGACCCCGACCAAATCAACAGTGCGTTAAAAAATTTTGAAGTAGATAACCTGTGGGGCATTGGCCGTCGATACGCCACGCTCCTAAAAAAGAACCATATTCATACCGCCTGGGATCTGAGTCAAGTCCACGATTTATGGATCGAAAAGCACATGACCGTGAACGGGTTACGGCTCGTTCATGAGCTGCGCGGCCTGCCGTGCCACCCCCTGGAAGTCGAACCAACGGCCAAGAGAGTTATTTGCGTAGCGCCTTCCTTTGGCCAGCTTATCCACGACCTGCCGACCATTCAAATGGGGCTGATGAATCACCTGGCGCAGGCCTCCCGGAAACTGCGGGCGCAGAACTCGGCGGCCAGTTCGCTCACCGTGTTCCTGCATACAAACCGATACCGCACCAACGCGAAGTACTATTCCAATAGCCGTTTCGTTCAGCTCCCCCACCCGAGCGGAAGCCTTAGTGAGTTGGCAAAATATGCTTCGGCTGCCCTCGAAGCCATTTTCCGATTCGGCTACGCGTACCAGAAAGTAGGGATCTATCTAACGGGTTTGGTCCCTCTTCATTATCAACAACCAAGTATCTTTACGGAAGGCCCGGATCCCCGCCACGCCAAGCTGAGCCAGGCCATGGACCAGCTCAACCACCGGTTTGGTCGTGATAAAGTACGCTTGGCGGCGCAAGGCTACGAAGAGCGCTGGCAGATGAAGCAACGTTGGCTGTCGCGCTGCTACACAACGCGGTGGTCAGATATTCTGGAAGCCATGTAA
- a CDS encoding arylsulfatase, whose product MRITLVSLLFVFFHLQGHAQNTKAPRPNIIFILADDLGFGDVGFNGQKLIKTPNLDRLAAEGKQFTQFYAGTSVCAPSRSSLMTGQHTGHTFIRGNKGVEPEGQYPIADSVTTVAEVLQKAGYKTAAFGKWGLGPVGSEGDPNKQGFNRFYGYNCQTLAHRYYPNHLWDNNQKIVLSENENLRQNKQYAPDLIQKKALEFVDAQANGQPFFLFLPYILPHAELLVPDDSLFQYYKGKFAEKPYKGADYGSDARPGGYASQEYPHAAFAAMVARLDLYIGQVMAKLKEKGLDQNTLIVFTSDNGPHQEGGADPTFFNSGGGFRGFKRDLYEGGIREPFVARWPGVIKPGTKSDFVGAFWDLLPTFAELAGTRSPSRIDGISFVPSLTGKGAQQQHNYLYWEFHEQGGRQAVRQGSWKAVRLDVATNPKGAVELYDLSKDPAEKNNLAAKHPDKAKELGQLMNQSHVPSALFPFGIE is encoded by the coding sequence ATGCGGATTACCCTTGTTAGCCTTCTTTTCGTTTTCTTTCACCTTCAGGGGCACGCCCAAAACACAAAAGCCCCGCGACCCAATATTATTTTTATCCTGGCGGATGATCTGGGATTTGGTGATGTAGGCTTCAACGGCCAGAAGCTTATCAAAACGCCTAACCTTGACCGGCTGGCGGCGGAAGGAAAACAGTTCACGCAGTTTTACGCCGGGACTTCGGTTTGCGCGCCCTCCCGCTCGTCGCTTATGACGGGTCAGCATACGGGACATACCTTTATTCGGGGGAACAAAGGCGTGGAGCCGGAAGGCCAGTACCCAATTGCTGATTCTGTGACCACGGTGGCCGAAGTGCTCCAGAAAGCAGGCTATAAAACGGCGGCTTTCGGTAAATGGGGGCTTGGCCCGGTTGGTTCAGAAGGCGACCCGAACAAACAGGGTTTTAACCGATTTTATGGGTATAATTGTCAGACACTTGCTCACCGCTATTACCCCAATCACCTCTGGGATAATAATCAGAAGATTGTTCTGAGCGAGAATGAAAATCTACGTCAGAACAAGCAATACGCCCCCGACCTGATCCAGAAAAAAGCGTTGGAATTTGTAGATGCTCAGGCCAATGGCCAGCCTTTCTTTTTGTTTCTGCCCTATATTCTCCCCCACGCGGAATTGCTGGTTCCAGACGATAGCCTGTTTCAATACTACAAAGGTAAATTTGCTGAGAAGCCTTATAAGGGTGCCGACTACGGATCTGACGCCAGACCGGGCGGTTATGCGTCGCAGGAATATCCGCACGCAGCTTTTGCCGCGATGGTTGCGCGGCTTGATTTATACATTGGTCAGGTCATGGCCAAGCTGAAAGAAAAAGGACTAGACCAGAATACCCTGATTGTTTTTACCAGTGATAATGGCCCTCACCAGGAAGGCGGCGCCGATCCGACGTTTTTCAACAGCGGTGGTGGCTTCCGGGGCTTCAAACGTGATCTGTACGAGGGCGGAATCCGGGAACCGTTTGTGGCCCGGTGGCCGGGTGTGATCAAGCCCGGCACCAAGAGTGATTTTGTCGGCGCTTTCTGGGACTTGCTGCCCACCTTTGCCGAACTGGCGGGTACTCGGTCGCCCTCGCGCATTGATGGCATTTCGTTTGTTCCGTCCTTGACTGGCAAAGGTGCGCAGCAGCAACACAATTACCTTTACTGGGAGTTTCACGAACAGGGTGGTCGGCAGGCCGTGCGGCAAGGTTCCTGGAAGGCGGTGCGCCTCGACGTTGCCACCAATCCCAAGGGGGCGGTTGAATTATATGATCTCAGTAAAGATCCCGCCGAAAAGAATAACCTGGCAGCCAAGCACCCCGACAAAGCCAAAGAACTGGGCCAACTCATGAACCAGTCGCACGTACCGTCGGCCCTCTTTCCTTTCGGAATCGAGTAA
- a CDS encoding sensor histidine kinase, with amino-acid sequence MTQTLLTRSFWRFSPRGQWTYALLVPWFVPFISYLFIGDPYGNDIQTFAVGTLTFWLMTTVAFMTHDWAATAIARRYPSLRQTIQRSLLLFVAFSFLSGSFLAVYTWFFIQFKPFNSQLTYDSVALVYIFDLGAIFILVLLYETLYSLAMWQENRLGKEQLKKARLQSQLQSLKSQINPHFLFNSLNSLSSMIADEPERAEQFVDEMAKVYRYLLQNNEQELTTLAVELNFIQSYYHLLRTRHGLGLHLHVSIEDSYMTYQIPPLTLQLLVENAVKHNIIQTTKPLTIEIYTSPEGNLHVRNNLQAKTARIASNRVGLANIIAKYQLLATTQPIIDQSSTHFTVTLPLLAPLTSDKNQ; translated from the coding sequence ATGACCCAAACGCTACTTACTCGCTCTTTCTGGCGGTTTAGTCCCCGCGGCCAATGGACATACGCGCTACTGGTGCCCTGGTTTGTGCCTTTTATTAGTTATTTATTCATTGGCGACCCTTACGGAAATGATATTCAGACTTTTGCGGTAGGAACGCTTACATTCTGGCTTATGACTACCGTCGCTTTTATGACCCACGATTGGGCGGCAACGGCCATTGCCCGGCGCTACCCTAGTCTGCGGCAAACCATCCAACGGTCTTTATTGCTTTTTGTCGCTTTTTCGTTTCTTTCAGGCTCTTTTCTGGCCGTATACACGTGGTTTTTTATTCAATTTAAGCCCTTTAACTCGCAGCTTACCTACGATTCGGTAGCCCTGGTTTACATCTTTGACTTAGGAGCCATATTCATATTGGTTCTGCTTTACGAAACGCTCTATTCGCTGGCGATGTGGCAGGAGAACCGGCTGGGGAAGGAACAACTCAAAAAGGCGCGTTTGCAAAGCCAGCTGCAAAGTCTGAAAAGCCAGATCAATCCGCACTTTCTGTTCAATAGCTTAAATTCGCTTTCGTCTATGATTGCCGATGAGCCCGAACGCGCCGAACAATTCGTAGACGAAATGGCCAAAGTTTACCGTTACCTGCTCCAAAATAACGAACAGGAGTTAACCACTCTAGCCGTTGAACTCAACTTTATTCAATCGTATTACCATTTGCTGCGGACACGACACGGATTGGGCCTGCACCTGCATGTATCCATTGAGGACTCGTACATGACGTACCAGATTCCACCGCTGACGTTGCAACTGTTGGTCGAAAATGCGGTCAAGCACAACATTATTCAGACAACGAAACCGCTCACCATCGAAATTTACACTAGCCCGGAAGGAAACTTACACGTTCGGAATAACCTCCAGGCCAAAACCGCCCGCATTGCTTCCAACCGTGTTGGCTTAGCCAACATTATAGCAAAATACCAACTGCTCGCAACGACCCAACCGATTATCGACCAGAGTTCGACCCATTTTACGGTGACCTTACCTTTACTTGCGCCGTTGACCAGTGATAAGAATCAGTGA